The Myxococcales bacterium genome window below encodes:
- a CDS encoding 4-alpha-glucanotransferase — MSSAVPPEQRALTRAALAELGVDRLLLAIHGASFPADPDEDLGAGAPGTRAGHRLLELAHALGFTGLQLGPAGETSRGNPSPYDGTIFSRALASIPKASLEPDGEFAGLLDPAALAARRGDGGDRGDHQRAHDAAHGLVDAAWASFARGARPDLAPRLRAFAHTHQRWLERDALHAALTAVHGGVGADAWPDPLDATLFLDDAPARCDRRAALRRAHADAIARYGFGQLLAHAAHDQVRARARALDLALYADLQVGLAPSDAWSWAAAFLPDYVVGAPPSRTNADGQPWNYPVLDPDQLHPGGAALELVRARADKTFAEHDSARIDHPHGLVCPWVYRRDAVDAAAAVRAGARLYEAPDLPDHPRLARYAIATAAQLDRTQARHADGWVTALTPAQVDRYAILVDVLVDAAARHGCARAAISCEVLSTLPLPLARVLGRHHLGRWRVLQKANLDDATDVYRAENAAPADWVMLGNHDTPSIFGLIDGWAPARRARWAAHLVTRLALAPAATAALVGEPGLLAAAMLAEALASPAGNAMVFFADLFGYAARFNVPGTFADANWSLRLPAGFADQYAARVARGAALDLPLALALALRARGSTSTALITQLEALAGAAGTALRAAAAPG, encoded by the coding sequence ATGTCGTCGGCCGTGCCCCCGGAGCAGCGCGCGCTCACCCGCGCCGCGCTGGCCGAGCTGGGCGTGGACCGGCTGCTGCTCGCCATCCACGGCGCCAGCTTCCCGGCGGATCCCGACGAGGACCTCGGCGCCGGCGCCCCGGGCACCCGCGCCGGCCACCGGCTGCTCGAGCTCGCGCACGCCCTCGGCTTCACCGGGCTGCAGCTCGGCCCCGCGGGCGAGACCTCGCGCGGCAACCCGTCACCCTACGACGGGACGATCTTCTCGCGCGCGCTGGCCTCGATCCCCAAGGCCAGCCTCGAGCCCGACGGCGAGTTCGCGGGGCTGCTCGACCCGGCCGCGCTCGCGGCGCGGCGAGGCGACGGCGGTGACCGCGGCGATCATCAGCGGGCCCACGACGCCGCCCACGGCCTGGTCGACGCGGCCTGGGCCAGCTTCGCGCGCGGCGCGCGTCCGGACCTGGCGCCGCGGCTGCGCGCGTTCGCGCACACCCACCAGCGCTGGCTCGAGCGCGACGCGCTGCACGCGGCGCTGACCGCGGTCCACGGCGGCGTCGGCGCCGACGCCTGGCCCGATCCGCTCGACGCGACGCTGTTCCTCGACGACGCGCCCGCGCGCTGCGACCGCCGCGCCGCGCTGCGCCGCGCCCACGCCGACGCGATCGCGCGCTACGGGTTCGGCCAGCTCCTCGCCCACGCCGCCCACGATCAGGTCCGCGCCCGCGCCCGCGCCCTCGACCTGGCGCTCTACGCCGATCTGCAGGTCGGCCTGGCGCCGAGCGACGCCTGGAGCTGGGCCGCGGCGTTCCTGCCCGACTACGTCGTCGGCGCGCCGCCGAGCCGGACCAACGCCGACGGCCAGCCGTGGAACTACCCGGTGCTCGATCCCGACCAGCTCCACCCGGGCGGCGCCGCGCTCGAGCTGGTCCGGGCCCGCGCCGACAAGACCTTCGCCGAGCACGACAGCGCGCGGATCGATCACCCGCACGGCCTGGTGTGCCCCTGGGTCTACCGCCGCGACGCCGTCGATGCCGCGGCGGCGGTGCGCGCCGGCGCGCGGCTGTACGAGGCGCCCGACCTGCCCGACCACCCCCGCCTGGCCCGCTACGCCATCGCCACCGCGGCGCAGCTCGATCGGACCCAGGCCCGCCATGCCGACGGCTGGGTCACCGCGCTGACGCCGGCCCAGGTCGATCGCTACGCGATCCTGGTCGACGTGCTCGTCGACGCGGCCGCGCGCCACGGCTGCGCGCGCGCCGCGATCTCGTGCGAGGTCCTGAGCACGCTGCCGCTGCCGCTCGCGCGCGTGCTCGGGCGCCACCACCTCGGCCGCTGGCGCGTGCTGCAGAAGGCCAACCTCGACGACGCCACCGACGTCTACCGGGCCGAGAACGCCGCGCCCGCCGACTGGGTGATGCTCGGCAACCACGACACGCCGTCGATCTTCGGCCTGATCGACGGCTGGGCCCCGGCGCGCCGCGCCCGGTGGGCCGCCCACCTCGTGACCCGGCTCGCGCTGGCGCCAGCCGCGACCGCCGCGCTCGTCGGTGAGCCGGGGCTGCTCGCCGCGGCGATGCTGGCCGAGGCGCTGGCCAGCCCGGCCGGCAACGCGATGGTGTTCTTCGCCGATCTGTTCGGCTACGCCGCGCGGTTCAACGTGCCCGGGACCTTCGCCGACGCCAACTGGTCCTTGCGCCTGCCGGCCGGGTTCGCCGACCAGTACGCCGCCCGGGTCGCCCGCGGCGCCGCGCTCGACCTGCCGCTGGCGCTGGCGCTGGCGCTGCGCGCGCGCGGCTCGACCTCGACCGCGCTGATCACCCAGCTCGAGGCGCTGGCCGGCGCCGCAGGAACAGCGCTCCGAGCGGCGGCAGCACCAGGTTGA
- the treS gene encoding maltose alpha-D-glucosyltransferase: MTPPTPAPAPLESTDDPFWYKDAVIYELHIRAFKDANGDGIGDLPGLIEQLDYLVDLGATAIWLLPFYPSPLRDGGYDIADYTGVHEHYGTRADVARLLREAHQRGLRVITELVLNHTSAEHPWFQRARQAPAGSPHRAWYVWSDTPKRYADARIIFQDFETSNWSWDPVANAYYWHRFYAHQPDLNFENPDVQAALFEVIDFWMELGVDGMRLDAVPYLFEREGTSCENLPETHAFLKQLRAHIDAKFPNRMLLAEANQWPSDAAAYFGDGDECHMNFHFPLMPRMFMAIQQEDSFPIVNIIKRTPAIPESCQWATFLRNHDELTLEMVTDEDRDSMIRAYASERHARINLGIRRRLMPLLTVRRKVELMNALLLSLPGTPVIYYGDEIGMGDNIYLGDRNGVRTPMQWSGDRNGGFSRANPQKLYLPTIIDPEFHYEAINVEAQQANPSSLLWWMKHLIAKRKEHRVFGRGTIEFVTSDNPRILGFVRAYDGERVLVLANLSRFVQCARFDLRQLAGTVPVEMFGRMRFPEVTDAPYFVSLGPHGFYWLSLEPAAPAALDAGAPTLACRAGWAEVLAAPRRAELARVLTTYARARRWFRSKSRTVKHTAITDVVPTGDGHALVLLQFEYQHGASETYAIPVAFVPDAPDSARPVVGVIAAVTIGSAGDGGTLVDAVVSEAFAAAPLALMRDQATIAGGHGALVGEAFPSLAALAPDVELGPRLVTAEQSNSAIIYGGRYLLKLFRVAAEGPSTEDELGRFLHRRDARGVARLAGALEYRRAGQESTTIGVLFDFVPNQGDAWQLALDALDRCFDRLLADGARPEAPEPLAPTLLARAAVAPTAQVAEWVGPFLDRARLLGQRTAELHQVLASEPSDPLFAPQPFDIMHQQSLYQGASGLMARTYEVLRAQLTQLPDETRALAERALAREADTDRALARITARKLDVTRIRVHGDYHLGQVLWTGDDFVIIDFEGEPARPLSQRRFKRCPLRDVAGMVRSFHYAGEAARRDGRVRPQDAPVLAPWAQAWPEWVSAAFLGGYLEVLAGSALLPASPGDVAMLLDFYLLEKCIYEIGYELDNRPAWVEIPLRGLLALTEDAR, from the coding sequence ATGACCCCACCCACGCCCGCGCCCGCGCCCCTCGAGTCGACCGATGATCCGTTCTGGTACAAGGACGCCGTCATCTACGAGCTGCACATCCGTGCGTTCAAGGACGCCAACGGCGACGGCATCGGCGACCTGCCGGGCCTGATCGAGCAGCTCGACTACCTCGTCGATCTCGGCGCCACCGCGATCTGGCTGCTGCCGTTCTATCCGTCGCCGCTGCGCGACGGCGGCTACGACATCGCCGACTACACCGGCGTCCACGAGCACTACGGCACCCGCGCCGACGTGGCCCGGCTGCTGCGCGAGGCCCACCAGCGCGGCCTGCGCGTGATCACCGAGCTGGTGCTGAACCACACCTCGGCCGAGCACCCGTGGTTCCAGCGGGCCCGGCAGGCGCCGGCGGGCAGCCCCCACCGCGCCTGGTACGTCTGGAGCGACACGCCCAAGCGCTACGCCGACGCCCGGATCATCTTTCAGGACTTCGAGACCTCGAACTGGTCGTGGGACCCGGTCGCGAACGCCTACTACTGGCACCGGTTCTACGCCCACCAGCCCGACCTCAACTTCGAGAACCCGGACGTCCAGGCCGCGCTGTTCGAGGTGATCGACTTCTGGATGGAGCTGGGCGTCGACGGCATGCGCCTCGACGCGGTGCCGTACCTGTTCGAGCGCGAGGGCACGAGCTGCGAGAACCTGCCCGAGACCCACGCGTTCCTGAAGCAGCTGCGCGCGCACATCGACGCCAAGTTCCCGAACCGGATGCTCCTGGCCGAGGCCAACCAGTGGCCGTCGGACGCCGCCGCCTACTTCGGCGACGGCGACGAGTGCCACATGAACTTCCACTTCCCGCTGATGCCGCGGATGTTCATGGCGATCCAGCAGGAGGACAGCTTCCCGATCGTCAACATCATCAAGCGCACGCCGGCGATCCCCGAGAGCTGCCAGTGGGCGACGTTCCTGCGCAACCACGACGAGCTGACGCTCGAGATGGTGACCGACGAGGATCGCGACTCGATGATCCGGGCCTACGCGTCCGAGCGCCACGCCCGGATCAACCTCGGCATCCGCCGCCGGCTGATGCCGCTGTTGACGGTGCGCCGCAAGGTCGAGCTGATGAACGCGCTCTTGCTGTCGCTGCCGGGCACGCCGGTCATCTACTACGGCGACGAGATCGGCATGGGCGACAACATCTACCTCGGCGACCGCAACGGCGTCCGCACGCCGATGCAGTGGAGCGGCGACCGCAACGGCGGCTTCTCGCGGGCCAACCCGCAGAAGCTGTACCTGCCGACGATCATCGACCCCGAGTTCCACTACGAGGCGATCAACGTCGAGGCCCAGCAGGCCAACCCGTCGTCGCTCTTGTGGTGGATGAAGCACCTGATCGCCAAGCGCAAGGAGCACCGGGTCTTCGGCCGCGGCACGATCGAGTTCGTCACCAGCGACAACCCGCGCATCCTCGGGTTCGTGCGCGCCTACGACGGCGAGCGCGTGCTCGTGCTCGCGAACCTGTCGCGGTTCGTGCAGTGCGCGCGCTTCGACCTGCGGCAGCTCGCGGGCACGGTCCCGGTCGAGATGTTCGGCCGGATGCGGTTCCCCGAGGTCACCGACGCGCCGTACTTCGTCTCGCTCGGGCCGCACGGGTTCTACTGGCTGTCGCTCGAGCCGGCGGCGCCGGCGGCGCTCGACGCGGGCGCGCCGACCCTGGCCTGCCGCGCTGGCTGGGCCGAGGTGCTGGCGGCGCCGCGGCGGGCCGAGCTGGCGCGGGTGCTGACCACGTACGCGCGCGCGCGGCGGTGGTTCCGGAGCAAGTCCCGGACGGTCAAGCACACCGCGATCACCGACGTGGTGCCGACCGGCGACGGGCACGCGCTCGTGCTCTTGCAGTTCGAGTACCAGCACGGCGCCAGCGAGACCTACGCGATCCCGGTCGCGTTCGTGCCCGACGCGCCCGACAGCGCGCGGCCGGTGGTCGGCGTGATCGCCGCGGTGACGATCGGCTCGGCGGGCGACGGCGGGACGCTGGTGGACGCGGTGGTGAGCGAGGCGTTCGCGGCGGCGCCGCTGGCGCTGATGCGCGACCAGGCCACGATCGCCGGCGGCCACGGCGCGCTGGTCGGCGAGGCGTTCCCGTCGCTGGCCGCGCTCGCGCCCGACGTCGAGCTCGGCCCACGCCTGGTGACCGCCGAGCAGAGCAACAGCGCGATCATCTACGGCGGCCGGTACCTGCTCAAGCTGTTCCGGGTCGCGGCCGAGGGGCCGAGCACCGAGGACGAGCTCGGGCGGTTCCTCCACCGGCGCGACGCCCGCGGCGTGGCGCGCCTGGCCGGCGCGCTCGAGTATCGTCGCGCGGGGCAGGAGTCGACGACGATCGGCGTGCTGTTCGACTTCGTCCCCAACCAGGGCGACGCCTGGCAGCTCGCGCTCGACGCGCTCGATCGCTGCTTCGACCGGCTCCTGGCCGACGGCGCGCGGCCCGAGGCGCCGGAGCCGCTCGCGCCCACGCTCCTGGCCCGGGCCGCGGTGGCACCGACCGCGCAGGTGGCCGAGTGGGTGGGCCCGTTCCTGGACCGCGCGCGGCTGCTGGGCCAGCGCACCGCCGAGCTGCACCAGGTGCTCGCGTCGGAGCCGTCCGATCCGCTGTTCGCGCCGCAGCCGTTCGACATCATGCACCAGCAGTCGCTGTACCAGGGCGCGAGCGGGCTGATGGCGCGCACGTACGAGGTGCTGCGCGCGCAGCTGACGCAGCTGCCCGACGAGACCCGGGCGCTGGCCGAGCGGGCGCTGGCGCGCGAGGCCGACACCGATCGCGCGCTGGCGCGGATCACCGCGCGCAAGCTCGACGTGACGCGGATCCGCGTCCACGGCGACTACCACCTGGGCCAGGTGCTGTGGACCGGCGACGACTTCGTGATCATCGACTTCGAGGGCGAGCCGGCGCGGCCGCTGTCGCAGCGGCGGTTCAAGCGCTGCCCGCTGCGCGACGTCGCCGGCATGGTGCGGTCGTTCCACTACGCCGGCGAGGCGGCCCGACGCGACGGGCGCGTGCGGCCCCAGGACGCGCCGGTGTTGGCGCCGTGGGCGCAGGCCTGGCCCGAGTGGGTGTCGGCGGCGTTCCTGGGCGGGTACCTCGAGGTGCTCGCGGGCTCCGCGCTGTTGCCCGCCAGCCCCGGCGACGTCGCGATGCTGCTCGACTTCTACCTGCTCGAGAAGTGCATCTACGAGATCGGGTACGAGCTGGACAACCGCCCGGCCTGGGTCGAGATCCCGCTGCGCGGGCTGCTGGCGCTGACCGAGGACGCCCGATGA
- the glgB gene encoding 1,4-alpha-glucan branching protein GlgB, whose product MTERHEFGELDAHLLREGTHPRLHDTLGAHPVPGGTRFAVWAPAAAAVSVIGEFNRWAPGVAPLAPVGDTGVWSGVVPGVGHGALYKYEIASRVGGYRVAKADPFARRHEVAPGTASIVWDRAYVWTDAAWLARRGAVNALTAPMSIYEVHLGSWRRHAEDGRSLTYREAAPLLVEHARRLGFTHVELLPLTEHPFYGSWGYETTGYFAATSRYGEPEDLMALIDLLHGAGLGVIMDWVPAHFPNDEHGLVFFDGTPLFEYADPRRGFHPEWSTQIFDYGREEVRSFLLSSALAWIDRFHVDGLRVDGVATMLYRDYGRKDGEWVANAHGGNQNEEAVVLLQRLNAAIRRERPDVVTIAEESTAWPHVTGPAADGLGFDYKWDMGWMHDTLAYFAREPVHRRHHHGELTMRGLYLYAEAFVLPLSHDEVVHGKRSLLGKMPGDRWQQFANLRLLYAYMYSQPGKKLLFMGAELAADREWDHDAGLPWDLLDLPDDPAHRQIQLLVGELNRVYKDEPALHELDCAPGGFRWLVVDDAERSVLVYERRARDGEVVIVALNFTPVPRPNYRVGVPAPGWWDELVNTDAVALGGSGQGNLGGVEATPVPAQGHALSINLVLPPLGALFLRRRPAPRAG is encoded by the coding sequence ATGACCGAGCGGCACGAGTTCGGCGAGCTCGACGCGCACCTGCTGCGCGAGGGCACGCACCCGCGGCTCCACGATACGCTGGGGGCCCACCCGGTGCCGGGCGGCACCCGGTTCGCGGTCTGGGCGCCCGCGGCGGCCGCGGTCAGCGTGATCGGCGAGTTCAACCGCTGGGCACCTGGGGTCGCGCCGCTGGCGCCGGTCGGGGACACCGGCGTGTGGAGCGGCGTCGTGCCCGGCGTCGGCCACGGCGCGCTCTACAAGTACGAGATCGCGTCGCGCGTCGGCGGGTACCGGGTCGCCAAGGCCGATCCGTTCGCGCGCCGCCACGAGGTCGCGCCCGGCACCGCGTCGATCGTCTGGGACCGCGCGTACGTCTGGACCGACGCCGCCTGGCTCGCGCGCCGCGGCGCCGTCAACGCGCTGACCGCGCCGATGTCGATCTACGAGGTCCACCTCGGGTCGTGGCGGCGGCACGCCGAGGACGGCCGGTCGCTCACCTACCGCGAGGCCGCGCCGCTCCTGGTCGAGCACGCGCGCCGGCTCGGCTTCACCCACGTCGAGCTGTTGCCGCTGACCGAGCACCCGTTCTACGGCTCGTGGGGCTACGAGACCACCGGCTACTTCGCCGCGACCTCGCGCTACGGCGAGCCCGAGGACCTGATGGCGTTGATCGACCTGCTCCACGGCGCCGGCCTCGGCGTGATCATGGACTGGGTGCCGGCCCACTTCCCCAACGACGAGCACGGCCTGGTCTTCTTCGACGGCACGCCGCTGTTCGAGTACGCCGATCCGCGGCGCGGGTTCCACCCCGAGTGGAGCACGCAGATCTTCGACTACGGCCGCGAGGAGGTGCGCAGCTTCCTCCTGTCGAGCGCGCTGGCGTGGATCGATCGGTTCCACGTCGACGGGCTCCGCGTCGATGGCGTCGCGACGATGCTCTACCGCGACTACGGCCGCAAGGACGGCGAGTGGGTCGCGAACGCCCACGGCGGCAACCAGAACGAGGAGGCGGTGGTGCTGCTGCAGCGGCTCAACGCCGCGATCCGGCGCGAGCGCCCCGACGTCGTGACGATCGCCGAGGAGTCGACCGCGTGGCCCCACGTCACCGGCCCCGCCGCCGACGGCCTCGGCTTCGACTACAAGTGGGACATGGGCTGGATGCACGACACGCTCGCGTACTTCGCGCGCGAGCCGGTCCACCGGCGCCACCACCACGGCGAGCTGACGATGCGCGGGCTGTACCTGTACGCCGAGGCGTTCGTGCTGCCGCTGTCCCACGACGAGGTCGTCCACGGCAAGCGGTCGCTGCTCGGCAAGATGCCGGGCGATCGCTGGCAGCAGTTCGCGAACCTGCGCCTGCTCTACGCGTACATGTACTCGCAGCCGGGCAAGAAGCTCCTGTTCATGGGCGCCGAGCTGGCGGCCGACCGCGAGTGGGACCACGACGCCGGCCTGCCCTGGGACCTGCTCGACCTGCCCGACGATCCGGCCCACCGGCAGATCCAGCTCCTGGTCGGCGAGCTCAACCGGGTCTACAAGGACGAGCCGGCGCTGCACGAGCTCGACTGCGCGCCCGGCGGGTTCCGGTGGCTGGTGGTCGACGACGCCGAGCGCAGCGTGCTGGTCTACGAGCGCCGCGCGCGCGACGGCGAGGTCGTGATCGTCGCGCTCAACTTCACGCCGGTGCCGCGCCCGAACTACCGCGTCGGCGTGCCGGCGCCGGGCTGGTGGGACGAGCTGGTCAACACCGACGCGGTCGCGCTCGGCGGCAGCGGCCAGGGCAACCTCGGCGGCGTCGAGGCGACGCCGGTCCCGGCCCAGGGCCACGCGCTGTCGATCAACCTGGTGCTGCCGCCGCTCGGAGCGCTGTTCCTGCGGCGCCGGCCAGCGCCTCGAGCTGGGTGA
- a CDS encoding alpha-1,4-glucan--maltose-1-phosphate maltosyltransferase: protein MVGRGRARTQRPPRPRREPPDLEVGRRALPLVGARAADRPGHADGEPRRGRPRPARGVRDGGGAGARRGSRRVRPVGDGRQRVVVLAMRPEVDGGRYPAKRILDEPVTIEADLLADGHDVLAAVLQYRHAADEAWRETPLTPAGNDTWRATFTPTRLGRYQCVALGWVDAFATWRHGLERKVAAGADVTVELLEGAALIEAAAARSTGIDRGPLAAAATTVRGPGPLPARIAAAADVGLAAAIARHPDRTRATGYRHPLELHVERPLARCAAWYELFPRSTGPAGRHGTLRDAEARLAYVAELGFDILYLPPIHPIGQAFRKGPDNAPVAGPDDPGSPWAIGGAAGGHTSVHPDLGTLADFDHFVAAARDHGLEVALDIALQASPDHPWVTAHPTWFRARPDGSIQYAENPPKRYQDVYPFDFESADWEALWDALLGIFLFWAERGVRCFRVDNPHTKPLPFWEWCIAQVQATYPDALFLAEAFTRPKLTYALAKGGFSQSYTYFTWRTTKLELTRYLEELTQTDVADYFRPNFWPTTPDIFPEHLVHGGPAAFVARAILAGTLASAYGIYGPSYELMEHTPRVGAEELAQNEKYQLRAWDLDRPDSLRHVLARLNRIRRAHPALHANRSLRFHPCAHDLVLCFSKRTADHRDVILVVVNLDPHHTHGAWLDLDLAELGVAADEAFQVHDLLGDAHYLWRGPRNYVELAPGVMPAHVFELRRLVRREQHFEYFL from the coding sequence ATGGTCGGGCGCGGTCGAGCGCGAACCCAGCGCCCACCCCGACCACGACGGGAACCGCCGGACCTCGAGGTTGGCCGGCGCGCGCTCCCGCTCGTCGGCGCGCGGGCAGCTGATCGACCTGGCCATGCCGATGGCGAGCCCCGACGTGGTCGGCCACGCCCTGCGCGCGGCGTTCGCGATGGTGGCGGCGCCGGCGCCCGGCGCGGGAGCCGGCGCGTGAGGCCGGTCGGCGACGGTCGGCAGCGCGTGGTCGTGCTGGCGATGCGGCCCGAGGTCGACGGCGGCCGCTACCCGGCCAAGCGCATCCTCGACGAGCCGGTGACGATCGAGGCCGATCTGCTGGCCGACGGCCACGACGTGCTGGCCGCCGTGCTGCAGTACCGCCACGCGGCCGACGAGGCCTGGCGCGAGACCCCGCTGACGCCCGCGGGCAACGACACCTGGCGCGCGACGTTCACGCCGACCCGGCTCGGCCGCTACCAGTGCGTCGCCCTGGGCTGGGTCGACGCGTTCGCCACCTGGCGCCACGGGCTCGAGCGCAAGGTCGCGGCCGGCGCCGACGTGACGGTCGAGCTGCTCGAGGGCGCCGCGCTGATCGAGGCCGCGGCCGCGCGGTCGACCGGGATCGATCGGGGCCCGCTGGCCGCGGCCGCGACGACGGTGCGCGGGCCCGGGCCGCTGCCCGCGCGGATCGCCGCCGCCGCCGACGTCGGCCTCGCCGCCGCGATCGCGCGCCACCCCGACCGGACCCGCGCGACCGGCTACCGCCACCCGCTCGAGCTGCACGTCGAGCGACCGCTGGCCCGCTGCGCCGCCTGGTACGAGCTGTTCCCGCGCTCGACCGGCCCGGCCGGGCGCCACGGCACGCTCCGCGACGCCGAGGCTCGGCTCGCCTACGTCGCCGAGCTCGGCTTCGACATCCTGTACCTGCCGCCGATCCATCCGATCGGCCAGGCGTTCCGCAAGGGCCCCGACAACGCGCCGGTCGCTGGCCCCGACGATCCCGGCAGCCCGTGGGCGATCGGCGGCGCCGCGGGCGGCCACACCAGCGTGCATCCGGATCTCGGCACGCTCGCCGACTTCGATCACTTCGTCGCGGCGGCGCGCGACCACGGCCTCGAGGTCGCGCTCGACATCGCGCTGCAGGCCTCGCCCGATCACCCGTGGGTGACCGCGCACCCGACCTGGTTCCGGGCCCGCCCCGACGGCAGCATCCAGTACGCCGAGAACCCGCCCAAGAGGTACCAGGACGTCTACCCGTTCGACTTCGAGTCGGCCGACTGGGAGGCGCTGTGGGACGCGCTCCTGGGCATCTTCTTGTTCTGGGCCGAGCGCGGCGTGCGGTGCTTCCGCGTCGACAACCCCCACACCAAGCCGCTGCCGTTCTGGGAGTGGTGCATCGCCCAGGTCCAGGCGACCTACCCCGACGCGCTGTTCCTGGCCGAGGCGTTCACGCGGCCCAAGCTGACCTACGCGCTGGCCAAGGGCGGCTTCTCGCAGTCGTACACGTACTTCACCTGGCGGACCACCAAGCTCGAGCTGACGCGCTACCTCGAGGAGCTGACCCAGACCGACGTCGCCGACTACTTCCGGCCCAACTTCTGGCCGACGACGCCCGACATCTTCCCCGAGCACCTCGTCCACGGCGGCCCGGCCGCGTTCGTCGCCCGGGCGATCCTGGCCGGGACCCTCGCCAGCGCCTACGGGATCTACGGCCCGTCGTACGAGCTCATGGAGCACACGCCGCGGGTCGGCGCCGAGGAGCTGGCCCAAAACGAGAAGTACCAGCTGCGCGCCTGGGACCTCGATCGGCCCGACAGCCTGCGCCACGTGCTGGCGCGGCTCAACCGGATCCGGCGCGCGCACCCGGCGCTGCACGCGAACCGCTCGCTGCGGTTCCACCCCTGTGCGCACGACCTCGTGCTGTGCTTCTCCAAGCGCACCGCCGATCACCGCGACGTGATCCTGGTGGTCGTCAACCTCGACCCGCACCACACCCACGGCGCCTGGCTCGACCTCGACCTCGCCGAGCTGGGCGTGGCCGCGGACGAGGCCTTCCAGGTCCACGATCTGCTCGGCGACGCCCACTACCTGTGGCGCGGGCCGCGCAACTACGTCGAGCTCGCGCCCGGGGTCATGCCGGCCCATGTGTTCGAGCTGCGCCGGCTGGTCCGGCGCGAGCAGCACTTCGAGTACTTCCTATGA
- the treZ gene encoding malto-oligosyltrehalose trehalohydrolase encodes MTVDLQLGATPTAGGVRFRVWAPRARSLRVRLGAQTLPLARGADDVYEAIVIGAGLDADYSYVLDDALVRPDPVSRWQPHGVHGPSRVLDPDAYPWTDAGWRGRALAELVTYELHVGTFTPEGTFAAAAARLRQLAELGVTAVELMPVAEFPGGRNWGYDGVHLFAPQSTYGGPDGLRGFVDAAHAVGLAVVLDVVYNHLGPEGNYLGDFGPYVTDTHRTPWGPALNLDGADADGVRRHLLTNAVMWFREYHVDGLRLDAIHGIFDHAPRHLLAELRAAVTAAVPDRQTHVIAESDLNDVRVIAPPAVGGYGLDAQWSDDFHHALRTALTGDRRGYFADFGEVADVAKAVTASFVYDGQRSAHRRRRHGTSAVARPGEQFVVYVQNHDQIANGSQGRRLTTIVGHRAHALAATVLLTAPNLPLLFMGEEYAEPAPFQYFVSHGDPALVAAVREGRRREHADLAGADDFVDPQAEATFAACALDWALRAQGPHAQMLALYRDLLALRRGAPCLSNCRKDLTRAWSSDAARWLVIERADPGGQRARVVCNLAARAQRVPCPELDGRLRLALATDDPRYGGDAAPTELDLTDGPLALPPHTARIYLTDRGDR; translated from the coding sequence GTGACCGTCGACCTGCAGCTCGGCGCCACGCCGACCGCCGGCGGCGTCCGGTTCCGGGTGTGGGCGCCGCGGGCCCGGTCGCTGCGCGTGCGCCTGGGCGCGCAGACCTTGCCGCTGGCGCGCGGCGCCGACGACGTCTACGAGGCGATCGTGATCGGGGCCGGGCTCGACGCCGACTACAGCTACGTCCTCGACGACGCCCTGGTGCGCCCCGACCCGGTCAGCCGCTGGCAGCCGCACGGCGTGCACGGGCCGTCGCGGGTGCTCGACCCCGACGCGTACCCGTGGACCGACGCCGGCTGGCGCGGGCGCGCGCTGGCCGAGCTCGTCACCTACGAGCTCCACGTCGGCACGTTCACGCCCGAGGGCACGTTCGCGGCCGCGGCCGCGCGCCTGCGGCAGCTCGCCGAGCTCGGCGTCACCGCCGTCGAGCTGATGCCGGTGGCCGAGTTCCCGGGCGGGCGCAACTGGGGCTACGACGGGGTCCACCTGTTCGCCCCGCAGTCGACCTACGGCGGGCCCGACGGCCTGCGCGGGTTCGTCGACGCGGCCCACGCGGTCGGCCTCGCGGTCGTGCTCGACGTCGTCTACAACCACCTCGGCCCCGAGGGCAACTACCTCGGCGACTTCGGCCCGTACGTCACCGACACGCACCGCACGCCCTGGGGCCCGGCGCTCAACCTCGACGGCGCCGACGCCGACGGCGTCCGCCGGCACCTGCTCACCAACGCGGTGATGTGGTTCCGCGAGTACCACGTCGACGGGCTCCGGCTCGACGCGATCCACGGCATCTTCGATCACGCGCCGCGGCACCTGCTGGCCGAGCTGCGCGCGGCGGTGACCGCCGCGGTGCCCGATCGCCAGACCCACGTCATCGCCGAGAGCGACCTCAACGACGTGCGCGTGATCGCGCCGCCGGCGGTCGGCGGCTACGGGCTCGACGCGCAGTGGAGCGACGACTTCCACCACGCGCTGCGCACCGCGCTGACCGGCGATCGCCGTGGCTACTTCGCCGACTTCGGCGAGGTCGCGGACGTGGCCAAGGCCGTGACCGCGAGCTTCGTCTACGACGGCCAGCGCTCGGCCCACCGTCGGCGCCGCCACGGCACGTCGGCGGTCGCGCGCCCGGGCGAGCAGTTCGTCGTGTACGTGCAGAACCACGATCAGATCGCCAACGGCTCGCAGGGCCGGCGGCTGACGACGATCGTCGGCCACCGCGCCCACGCCCTGGCCGCGACCGTGCTCCTGACCGCGCCGAACCTGCCGCTCCTGTTCATGGGCGAGGAGTACGCCGAGCCGGCGCCGTTCCAGTACTTCGTCAGCCACGGCGATCCCGCGCTGGTCGCCGCGGTGCGCGAGGGCCGGCGACGCGAGCACGCCGACCTGGCGGGCGCCGACGACTTCGTCGACCCGCAGGCCGAGGCCACGTTCGCGGCCTGCGCGCTCGACTGGGCCCTGCGCGCGCAGGGGCCGCACGCGCAGATGCTGGCGCTGTACCGCGACCTGCTGGCGCTGCGGCGCGGCGCGCCGTGCCTGAGCAACTGCCGCAAGGACCTGACCCGGGCGTGGTCGAGCGACGCCGCCCGCTGGCTGGTGATCGAGCGGGCCGATCCCGGCGGCCAGCGCGCGCGCGTGGTGTGCAACCTGGCCGCGCGGGCCCAGCGGGTGCCGTGCCCCGAGCTCGACGGGCGGCTCCGCCTGGCGCTGGCGACCGACGACCCGCGCTACGGCGGCGACGCCGCCCCGACCGAGCTCGACCTGACCGACGGGCCGCTGGCGCTGCCGCCGCACACCGCCCGCATCTACCTGACCGATCGAGGCGACCGATGA